The Glycine soja cultivar W05 chromosome 4, ASM419377v2, whole genome shotgun sequence genomic sequence TGCAGAATGTAACAGATtgggataaaaaataacaaccAAGTTTCCGTAATCTGTAGTGCTGTtgaagattaaagaaaaaaaaaaagaaaaaaaaagtgggtgtggattaagaaagaaaaaggaacttAGAATGTGGGAAGATGGAGGAAGATCATGACCTTGGTTGGGGACGAGGATCAAGATCTTTCTCTCAGCGTGTCTCTCTCTCAGTGGCACGTTTGCAAAGGTAGGAAGAGAGAATGTGAAAGGTGGAACTCAATTAGccatataaaaatagaaaaacaaaaaccaatggAGGCTGTTAAGCAGACAATTACCTGAAATAACGGTCTATCACGCCTCTCTTCCAATTTTGCTTCCCAATTACAGAAACAGATATCTCATGCATTTCCTATGGCAAAACCtatacaaaaaaattcatacGCCACACTGATGTTGGTATCTGAGTATTTATTAACACCTTGTCATTCCTaggtagattttttttattatttttattgaatagcACTACTTTTGTTTCGGGGGAGAATTAacagagtttaattttaataatacacAGTAAAGattttaacattaataattagaaatcacattaaatacaataattaattacaaagtcAAACTTATATACTTACCAATCTATAATTAGATTacaatataaaacaaatacattctaattaaattgattgatataGCACTTTACCTACACCTTTTACATTATTATACTCAAAGCggttgaaatataatttatctatcaAATCTATGAAATATTTACAAAGCATCATTAAACTTATATTCCATTTTGAATTACTCTTTGAAgactttttttcaattaaattttcaaacggttgtatttttttatttatattttcattattttttatgaaatagtatattaaaaaaattatattattattcaaagtTAGTCATGGATAAAGTTATCTTAATGGCTGGCTAGTCAtgagtttgttagttttttttattcaatcacaAACAAGTATATATGATAAGtgtattaatttttagaataattactttaagagtcctacaacaataacttttaattggttcattatattttacatgtatttaaatattcatataaTGCACGAAAGTCAACTGGatttaatgtataaaaataaatcactttATATAATACAATATCCATACCATATAATTGACAATGCTATAAAGTTTAATTGCATtccgcccccccccccccctgcTACAATTTTGTTGGATTTTCATAAAtcgaaaaaggaaaaataaattctcTATGGCTTATgcaaattataatatatgtgCTTCTTCCATGGGAAACGAAGCTTCTGTAATAACTATAGGGGGTTGGCTAACCCTGCTAAAATGCTAATATGCCTCATAATATTCCTCTTTTTCAACACATGAATGACTAGCCTGTAGTCAAAGTATTCGCTGCCATGTAAGGGGAGATGCATCCCTGTACCTGAAAAGaagtcatttttttatgagaagAAATATGCATTAATTAATCATGACATCGAgaaatattattgatatatgTAGTTTGTTACAATATTTTAACCCTATTATTCATTTATACTAACTGGTTAAGTTCTTGTGGCCCAACAGAACCTACtactaaaaacaaattaacagaTCAAGAAAGACGCTCTTTACTAAGATAATCTAAATAtatcttaaatattttcaaacactCCACCACCTCCTTAAAAGTAATAAACCCCACAAACATAAGACAAAGAACCGTAGTATAACATGCAAATGAACTTAGGCTACTAGAATTCCCCTCAAATCGCAACCTTCAATCATGTACACAACCCAACAACCTTCATCTGAACTTTTGAAGACAACCAAACAGCCAGATAGAAGAAAAGAGGAGAAGCTGCAATCCCTTTTAATAGGAAGGTATCAccaagaagagaagagaaaaactcAACACCATAGAAAATCCTAAACAACCAAACACAGcataaagaagaaagagagaagcaATGTTAGACCCCCAAAAGTCCAAGAATAAGAGAAACTGGGAACTCCTGCTCCCAAACCAATATTCCCTTTTTGGTTTGGCCAAAACCAGAAGAAACTTGGGACAACTCTTGCTCCCAGATTTATGACACTCACAGTTGCACCTTATTGGCTAAAATCACTAATCTAAGGATACTCCGCCACAATGCTTTCATCCTAGGATAGGCCAACTACCTAGAGGAGGCAGCTCCATCTCATGGGCAGCCATTTCCTCTAATATCTCAAGGTTCACAATGTTGGTAGTCTTTGCCTCTCACATAGGCAGCTCTTTGCTTCTAGATAGAAATATTTAACGTAACACATTCTAATGACTAGTAAAAAAGCTATAAGACAGCAAAACAAACCAATTTCTGATTTGGTTAAACATTAATACATTATCTTCAGTTTCTATAAGATTATGTCaataagaaagtaaaagaatGCAAGAAATTTCTTGCCTGCAATAAACAAGAAGGAATTTGGATATAACCCTGCAGCAAGAGGTTGACTTTTTCCAGAGAACTATTTGGCACGGGAGTAATGACATAGAGCACACCTTTGACTGAGTCAATGCCCCTCACGATCCCTGAACATAAGAAATCAAGATACATTCAACAATGCATATGCCTAGAATTATGGAAATGCCTAACAACTAGAACAGTAGAAGGCTGTGTGATTTGTGCCCATTAAGAAtaatacacattttttattcGTTATCTTCTACATTTGTGGAAGTATGATGGCCTAAATAGGTATAGATCCCTCAAACTATATTACACTTGAGAACTGAGATGTTATTGCAAAGCTAAGAGACACTCATAAATTTATTAGAACCAATAGACATACATATGAGATCTGATGAAGCTAATCCAAAAATCAACATTACTTCACAGTATTTTTGTGCCCCACTGCTACCAAAAGTTTGAAACTGATTGTCAAGATCAATAATTAAGTTATCTTTTAAACAGAATTCTAATTCCCATTTTGTTTGAGACATTTGAAGTTTTCAAGACTTGAGAATACAGAATGGGACACTTTCAGCAAGTTTGCAATACTACTGCCacctaaaatgattttttaaatttgaaatttcaattttgtgaaGGTATTTCAGTAAAATGACCCTCCGTTTCAGAACAAGACATAATCAGATGCTTCAGAATTCAGAAGTTAGTCAAATTACCTACCAAGCCCAAGACACCAAGGCAAATTTTCAGGTCCATCAGAATCAACTGCTAAGCCAACAACGGTAGCATTCAAACTGTAGAATATTTCAGAACTTGGAACCTACGAAGATATGGATAGACCATAAAAATATGTTCTGCTCacctttataaaaataagatagaTATATGAAACATTGTTGGAACAAGAAAACAACATATTTAATACttgtatttatattaaaaagatttaaaaataaagtgggATTAGAACAAAAAATGGATCTAATGCATGAAAACCGAACATATAAAGGGCAGCTCAACTCAATCACAAGATTCTACTCTTGTGGAGCTTGGGAAAGGTTATATGTATGCAACTTTAACTTCTAAACCATCAAGACCTTACTACTGCACTGAGGTGCGACTCAAAATCAGAAAAGGGtaacaagtaaaatttgaactaACCTCACAGTGAAGGTGCCGAATCTTTATGCTTGCAATAGGAACTTCATACGGACAATGAGAGGTCAACGCATGTGCAAGTTCCTTGATTGTGGAAATATTTGACTCACTAGAAAAGCATTGTCTGAAATAAGCCATTATTCGTAAATCACGCAGTAGACGTGCATCCTTCTGAACAAGCACCCTAGGGAAACCAATAGGGATATTCTATGATATTTAATGCATAAAAAATGGAAAGGACCAAACTAGCAGCTGCAATTGATAACTTTCTGATCAGATTAGAGCTTACGATCTATTTAACGAGTCCTGACGAGCTGAATTTATCTCAATTATGTTAATTGTTTCATCATGTTCCCCATCTGACCAGAATTCTCCAGCAGGTAAATTCTTTTTTTCACTGGATATGCTTATCTTAACTACATGTGTaggacaaatatattttaacatgtCCACTAATACATCATAACCAACGCCTGAAATACAAGAGAAGAGAAATCATTGAACAGTTACCATAATAGATGATATATTGCTAGCATTTTAGAAAAGAAATGGTTTAAGTGCAGTAAAAGTACAAACACAAGATTAAAAAGAATCAGACTAACAACTGAAAAGGAACTGAGCTTACCTTTCACCCAACCAGGAGTATTCACAATAAGAGGAACCTCAATCTTATGAGGATATTCTCCCTTATCTGAGATGCAATACTCCTTTCGGTAATGATTATATATGGCAAATACATAACTTAAGTATGTTGATGGATCTCTCTTACAAGAAACATCACCAAAGAAAAGGCACCTGTTACAGAATAAATGACAGATAGTGAGTCAAGCAAGTCCATCACATGTTCAATCAAATAATACCAGAATTGGCTGACACTTACACGATTGAATACAAAGATCCAACACAAATGATATATATCATCCAAGTCACTGTAcataaaaaatttcacaataataaaAGCCCCCCCAACACCCATCACTCAATTCCCCCTCCTCAAAtgaaaataagagagaagaaTGCCTGAGATCCTTGGCTCTTACAGCATCTTCAGAAATAAGGAACAACCATGTACAGAACAAAATCATATGAAAAATGttgtaatatataatatttgtaatttgttAATATAATCAGTAATCTGATGTCAAGATAGTTCTACTTAATCTGGAAAACATGAAATACATCTCAATAGTAATCATCTTAACCTAACTAACAAATGAAGAATACAATTGCTAAAACTTTATGTCATCCAATATATGTGACCACGGAGTAGATGTTAAATGTCATCACAAGGCAGAAGCCTagtcaaatatttcaaattcaaacttcaaagcaacattacaaaaaccaaaaagcaCAGATTCAGCTCCCAAATTATCAAGATGAGATAGCATTTCATACCTCTCCGGTGTT encodes the following:
- the LOC114409777 gene encoding polynucleotide 5'-hydroxyl-kinase NOL9-like is translated as MDSSPSPDICIPEQWLEATESIAHSSMLPIALICGAKNCGKTTFSRYLLNILLNKYTKVAYLDTDVGQPEFTPPAFLSLTIVHKVTPDLTVPCLKTPERCLFFGDVSCKRDPSTYLSYVFAIYNHYRKEYCISDKGEYPHKIEVPLIVNTPGWVKGVGYDVLVDMLKYICPTHVVKISISSEKKNLPAGEFWSDGEHDETINIIEINSARQDSLNRSVLVQKDARLLRDLRIMAYFRQCFSSESNISTIKELAHALTSHCPYEVPIASIKIRHLHCEVPSSEIFYSLNATVVGLAVDSDGPENLPWCLGLGIVRGIDSVKGVLYVITPVPNSSLEKVNLLLQGYIQIPSCLLQVQGCISPYMAANTLTTG